The following proteins are co-located in the Tepidamorphus gemmatus genome:
- a CDS encoding phage tail assembly chaperone codes for MSAPPPPGESLAAALYRLAVAGLGLTPAAAWAATPRELLLAAAALRGDDEAGRQRLSRAAFAALLARYPDRSFATCTIVQHDAVCDGEDTG; via the coding sequence ATGAGCGCCCCACCGCCACCGGGCGAGAGCCTTGCCGCTGCGCTGTACAGGCTGGCGGTGGCCGGCCTCGGACTGACGCCCGCCGCTGCCTGGGCGGCAACGCCGCGTGAGCTGCTGCTGGCGGCCGCAGCGCTGCGCGGCGATGACGAGGCAGGCAGGCAGCGCCTGTCGCGAGCCGCGTTCGCTGCGCTGCTCGCCCGCTATCCCGACCGGTCGTTCGCCACCTGCACCATCGTGCAGCACGACGCCGTTTGCGACGGGGAGGACACAGGATGA
- a CDS encoding phage tail tape measure protein produces MSDDQGSFARLSADIAAFRDELRALHRLASGFGGAMAQALDEAIGKGRELDEVLKGLGLRLARLAIEAAMRPLGERLGAAIAGALGAAAPAAAPVRAASAAKIAPVHAPPVHAPAAMPATDRGPPSGSGTWAGDHGQDEPRAAAMLRPVAVTVNIATPDVEGFRSSRGQLAAEVVRAIERAMRHR; encoded by the coding sequence ATGAGCGACGACCAGGGCAGTTTCGCACGGTTGTCGGCCGATATCGCCGCGTTCCGGGACGAGCTGCGGGCGCTCCATCGGCTTGCCTCCGGATTTGGCGGGGCCATGGCGCAGGCACTCGACGAGGCGATCGGCAAGGGTCGCGAGCTCGACGAGGTGCTGAAAGGCCTCGGCCTCAGGCTTGCCCGCCTGGCCATCGAGGCGGCGATGCGTCCGCTTGGCGAGCGGCTCGGCGCGGCGATCGCCGGCGCGCTCGGCGCGGCCGCGCCGGCTGCTGCGCCGGTCCGCGCCGCATCGGCTGCGAAGATCGCGCCCGTTCACGCTCCGCCCGTTCACGCTCCGGCGGCCATGCCGGCGACGGACCGCGGTCCGCCCTCCGGGTCCGGCACCTGGGCCGGAGACCATGGCCAGGACGAGCCTCGGGCCGCCGCGATGCTGCGTCCGGTCGCGGTCACCGTCAACATCGCGACGCCCGATGTGGAGGGGTTCCGGAGCTCGCGCGGGCAGCTCGCGGCGGAAGTTGTGCGCGCCATCGAGCGGGCGATGCGCCATCGCTGA
- a CDS encoding PRC-barrel domain-containing protein translates to MTNTHVTKFMTGTALALALAAAPALAQTSAPVTQAPAAGQAQVPPAATDTIGRTTADAALGLPTQPILSQLEPGQITSSEVIGMEVRNSADESVGSIDDLVIDEQNRVIAGVVSVGGFLGIGAKNVAVNWREFSFDPDERIASVTLTREALEDAPAFRDREELQAKREADTPTAAPMTTDRPAGATPPTTPPVTSE, encoded by the coding sequence ATGACCAATACTCATGTGACCAAGTTCATGACTGGAACTGCTCTGGCGCTGGCCCTCGCCGCCGCGCCGGCGCTCGCCCAGACGAGCGCGCCGGTCACCCAGGCCCCGGCGGCCGGCCAGGCCCAGGTTCCCCCGGCTGCGACCGACACGATCGGTCGGACGACCGCCGACGCCGCGCTCGGTCTGCCGACGCAGCCGATCCTGAGCCAGCTCGAGCCGGGCCAGATCACCTCGAGCGAGGTGATCGGGATGGAGGTCCGCAACAGCGCGGACGAGTCGGTCGGGTCGATCGACGACCTCGTCATCGACGAGCAGAACCGTGTCATCGCCGGCGTGGTCTCGGTCGGCGGCTTCCTCGGCATCGGCGCCAAGAACGTGGCCGTGAACTGGCGGGAATTCAGCTTCGACCCGGATGAGCGCATCGCCTCGGTGACCCTCACCCGCGAGGCCCTGGAGGATGCCCCGGCCTTCCGTGATCGCGAAGAACTCCAAGCCAAGCGCGAGGCCGATACCCCGACCGCCGCGCCGATGACCACCGACCGGCCGGCGGGCGCCACGCCGCCGACCACCCCGCCCGTGACGTCGGAGTGA